One region of Monomorium pharaonis isolate MP-MQ-018 chromosome 11, ASM1337386v2, whole genome shotgun sequence genomic DNA includes:
- the LOC105835527 gene encoding cytochrome c oxidase assembly protein COX16 homolog, mitochondrial isoform X1: MSRSKFWQYGIPFMVFILGGSFGLREFTELRYRYKRQEYKLRDELEKKGIEMRQPEEITLEKEYEKLEKMDLENWENIRIPRPWEESENVRNQ, translated from the exons atgtcaCGCTCTAAATTTTGGCAGTACGGTATACCGTTTATGGTCTTTATTCTTGGTGGATCATTTGGCCTCCGAGAATTTACGGAGTTACG TTACAGGTATAAACGTCAAGAATATAAATTGCGCGACGAACTAGAAAAGAAGGGAATTGAGATGAGACAACCAGAAGAAATTACTTTGGAGaaagaatatgaaaaattggAGAAG ATGGATCTTGAAAACTGGGAAAACATTCGAATACCAAGACCATGGGAAGAATCAGAAAATGtaagaaatcaataa
- the LOC105835527 gene encoding cytochrome c oxidase assembly protein COX16 homolog, mitochondrial isoform X2: MSRSKFWQYGIPFMVFILGGSFGLREFTELRYKRQEYKLRDELEKKGIEMRQPEEITLEKEYEKLEKMDLENWENIRIPRPWEESENVRNQ, encoded by the exons atgtcaCGCTCTAAATTTTGGCAGTACGGTATACCGTTTATGGTCTTTATTCTTGGTGGATCATTTGGCCTCCGAGAATTTACGGAGTTACG GTATAAACGTCAAGAATATAAATTGCGCGACGAACTAGAAAAGAAGGGAATTGAGATGAGACAACCAGAAGAAATTACTTTGGAGaaagaatatgaaaaattggAGAAG ATGGATCTTGAAAACTGGGAAAACATTCGAATACCAAGACCATGGGAAGAATCAGAAAATGtaagaaatcaataa